TGTCGGTCCACGCGGCGAGCGTCGCCGTCGCACCTGCGCCGAGCACCAGCCCGCCGGCGAGCACCGCCCGCCATCGGGCGGCACCGCGCCGGCGTCGCCGTTCGGCGTGCCGTGGCATCCGCTACTCCGACGAGAGCGGATCCGTCGACGTTCCGACGAATTCCCAAGTGACTGTACCCGTGAGGTTCTGATCGATGTCAGGGCCCGCTGTCACGACGAAGCACAGGTTCAATGGCTCTTCTGTGGCCGTGAATGACGGGAGCGCAGTCGGTCCGCTCTCCGTCGTGGCGGCGCTGGGGACGAGTGTGGTCCCCGCCGTCGCCTCATCGCAGCCGGCGACGAAGGTGCCCGTGTCGACGACTTCGTAGGTGAGGTCGGCGGCGATCGGGTCGCCGCTCACCGCCTCGATCGTGAGGTCCGCCTCGTAGGTCGAGTCTGCGGAGAGCTGCACGGCGAACGGCACGGCGACGACGTCGCCAGGCGACAGCGCATCGGCGTCGACCACGAAGCTCAGGGTCTTTCCTGGAGCCACCAGGTCGCTCGAGAATGTCGTGCCGTTGGTGCTCCCCTCGAGATCGAAGGTGCCGGATCCGAAGCTGCCGGTCGCGAACTCGGAGTCGTTCCAGGCCGCGAGCGTGATCGCGGCGCCGACGCCGAGCACGAGCCCGCCGGCGATCACCGCCATCGCCTTGCGACGCCGTCCGGACGCATTGACCTGCGCTGTTGCCTGCTCGAGTGGAGTTTCCATTGTGTCCCCCATTTGATGGGATCCGGCCATGCGTCCCATGACTGGTGAGCCCGAGCGTAAGCGCGTTCTGAGGAGATAGCGAGCTTCGCGTGTCCCCCCTTACGGGGACCGGGCAAGCGAGGGTGCGTGTCCTCCCATATGGGGACTGGGCAAGCGTGGAGTACGCGTGTCCCCCGAATTGGGACAAAGCGGTCGAAACAGGGCTCGCCAGCGAGCCGGAACCGTGCTCAGCTCAGCGGAGAGCCCTCGGCCAAGGCTCAGCCGACGAGCCGGGCGCAGTCGATGCAGAGTTCCGCGGTGGGCCGCGCCTCGAGCCGGGCGACGGCGATGCGCTTGCCGCAACGCGAGCAGATGCCGTAGCTCCCATCGGCGATACGGGCGAGCGCCCGATCCACGTTGCTCAGTTCGGCTCGCGCATCGGCGAGCACGGCGCTGCGCTGCGACCACTCCTGCGTCATCGTCGGGCCCTCGGGGTCGTGCTCGTCGTCGGCGGAGGCGCCCGAGCGGGCGGCACGGACCTCGCTCATCACAACGCCGAACTCGGCGAACCGTTCCTCGGCGTCGGCTCGCTCCTTCAGGAGTTTCACTTGGAAGCGTTCGAGCTGAGTCGGGGTCATCGTCGTGGACATGGCGCTCCTTCCGGTTCCCGAATGGTACGCCTGCCACATCGGTTTGGAGCGTTCGGCATCGCCGACAGCGAATTATTGCGTGCGGAGGCGCAACCTCGACTAGGTTCGGTCGCGTGTCAGGCGTCGCGATCGTCGGAAGCGGACCGAACGGCTTGGCCGCCGCGGTCACCCTCGCTCGCGCCGGCGTGCACGTGCGGGTGTTCGAGGCCGAACCGACGATCGGCGGGGGCGCGCGCACGCTGCCCCTCACCGAGCCCGGCTTCCTGCACGACTGGGGCTCAGCGGTGCATCCGATGGCGATCGCCTCGCCGTTCTTCCGCGAGTTCGGGCTGACTGATCGCGTGCGCTTCGCGATTCCGGATGCCTCCTACGCGCAAGCGATGCCCGGTCGATCCGCGATCGCGTGGCGCTCGCTCGAGCGGACGGCCGACGATCTCGGTCGTGACGGGCGAGCGTGGCAACGACTGTTCGCTCCGCTCGTGCGGCAGCGTGATCGGCTCGTGGAGTCGGTGCTCGGGTCGATGCTGCCGCCGCGGCATCCGCTGATCA
The Agromyces albus DNA segment above includes these coding regions:
- a CDS encoding SipW-dependent-type signal peptide-containing protein; the encoded protein is METPLEQATAQVNASGRRRKAMAVIAGGLVLGVGAAITLAAWNDSEFATGSFGSGTFDLEGSTNGTTFSSDLVAPGKTLSFVVDADALSPGDVVAVPFAVQLSADSTYEADLTIEAVSGDPIAADLTYEVVDTGTFVAGCDEATAGTTLVPSAATTESGPTALPSFTATEEPLNLCFVVTAGPDIDQNLTGTVTWEFVGTSTDPLSSE
- a CDS encoding TraR/DksA family transcriptional regulator yields the protein MSTTMTPTQLERFQVKLLKERADAEERFAEFGVVMSEVRAARSGASADDEHDPEGPTMTQEWSQRSAVLADARAELSNVDRALARIADGSYGICSRCGKRIAVARLEARPTAELCIDCARLVG